The Raphanus sativus cultivar WK10039 unplaced genomic scaffold, ASM80110v3 Scaffold1646, whole genome shotgun sequence sequence CCCTGAGTTCCTCCTTAGACTCTCAGCTGTGATCACATCTCTCTCTGGATCCGCAAGCAAACTGAAACCTTTGCATAACTCTGATACAAACTCTTCTACGTCCATTTTATCCGCCATGATCGGTAACATATCTTCGTATTTCGTCTCCATCTCCATAGCATCAGTAGTTGTTTCTAGTACACAAGATTTCTTGCTTGGTTGCTCCATTagaggatgaagatgatgaaggaaatagagagagagagagaagagacttTGTGAACTGTTTTGATTGATTAGTTCCAAAGGGATTAGATATATAAGTAAGTGGCGTATCTCTACCGATATGGTTGTCACGTTCGAACCTAATTGTGTGGTCTATGAACTCTCTTTATGAAACCATCCTTGTTTGATTCTGAGAGTTGAAGCAATGAACGGATGTGATTCATCTCACGATGATTCGTTTTAGTGTGTACGGAATCAcctgattattatttattaagtaATTTCCTAGCAACTTCGAACGTGCCGTGAATACGACGTATTCCCACTCTCATCATGatgtattatattattatcGGATGAATAGACAAGGTGTTGACAGAGAAGTGTGTAATTTCGCAGAAGTTTCgttttcttgatttcttctATGGGAtctttcgattttttttttttgggttgtgTTTTTTTGGGCTACTTTTTGGGTAGTGTTATGTTTATGAATTGGATTCTCTTACAATGTAACGACAAATAATAGATTTGTATCTTTCTCCGACCAAGTCCTAACTGATTTGACGTAACGGTAATTTCTTGTCTGAATTTGAGATGTTGCTAATATTCGTTCATATACTAAAAGTTTAGTTAAAAGATCTAGTTCAA is a genomic window containing:
- the LOC130504535 gene encoding calcium-binding protein KIC, whose translation is MEQPSKKSCVLETTTDAMEMETKYEDMLPIMADKMDVEEFVSELCKGFSLLADPERDVITAESLRRNSGVLGIEGMSEEDAQGMIREGDLDGDGALNQTEFCVLMVRLSPEMMEDAETWLEKAISQELCSHNHSSLP